AAACCGCCAAATGCCAGAAACCCAGCAAACTTTGCACAAACCCCTGGACCCACCCCCATCGCTGAATCCCCGGCCCCGGCATCCCGGGCCCTCCAACCACGGAATCAGTCAACCCGTCCCCAGGCACCATCATCAGCAGCGTCACAACGTCCCCCAGCAGGCCAATCAGGCTCGCCAGACCCGACACCTCACAACACCGCACCCAGGAGACGCGCCGACGCCAAACCCAACGGCCCAACCCCCAACCCACCCCGGCCCACACCAAAAACCGCAACCCGCCCTGCAGCCCGCCGTCCAGCGCCACCGCCACGCGAAAAAACGGCGACGCCAACATCCGTTCCATCCTCGTCACCCGTTCCCCGGCACGATCCGCATCCAGCGAACCGGCGGCCACCCGCGCCTCCACCGCCGCACGATACCGCGTCATCCAGAACTGCCGCATCGCCGGCATCCCCCACACCCACCACGTCCCCACAAACCCCACCCAGAACCCCAACAACGCCGGCAACAACCAATGCCCGGGATGCGGCCGGCACCGGAGCAGGTCTTCAAACACCTGACCCGGCACGCCAAACACGTTTACCATCCGTCCCAACAAGCTGAACGCCGGCGACGGTGGTTCCTCGCGGACCGGCTGCGGCTCCGGCCCGGCGCCCATCACAGGTGGCTCTTCCATCGGCAATTCTTCAACGGTCCCCGTCCGACCGCCCTTCAAGAACCGTCACGATGCGCCAGCCCAACCCCGATGTCCAGCCGGTCGCACGCAAACCGCCACCCCGGGCCACAGGTCCACTGTCCCGCGACGCCGGCTCGATCGTCGCAGGCAGACCTCGGCCTCCATCACCCATCAGGTTCGTCCGGCCCAGACCCGCACGGGAGCCGCTTCAGACACCGGAATCACAGAAGCGGGTCCTTCCATGCCTTTCGGAACGCCACGCGCCTGCGCGGGTGCTCAACGCCAGCCGCAACCCCAAACCTCCACCCATGGCACCGGGCCCATGGTCCTTCCACCCCTTCTCGCCACCCCACTACGCCCGACACTGGCGCCCTCCGCCAGGGCCCGCAGGTCCATAAAACGGAGAAACGGCCGGGACCGGCCGCTTCAAACCACCACACGCGGCGACTCTGCCATTCGGACACTCCAAGAGATTGAAAAGCTCAACCCCCGCGCCGCCTCTCCGGCACAACTCACCCAGCCACAACCTTGCAAGACGGGAATCACTCCCAACATCAACGTGATGTCAGCCCACACGACTTTCGAACGCCCCACCGCACCCGCGGCCGACCCCCGCGCCCCGCCACTCTCGCAGCCATAAGCAACATCGAAAGCAGGGCCACCGACCAGGGGCAGGAGTTGTTGGGCCGAGCTGCAATTGCAGAACGCTCATGGCTTGGAACCCTCGGGCAACAGCCGGAAAGGCTCCGTGAGATCGGTGTGGCGCAGGTAAACCTTTCCCACTTGGTTGGTGACGAGGGGCGGGGTGGCGCCGGGAGCCAAACGTACCGAGACCTGGTCGAACCAGGCCTCCCCTACCATTTCCAGGAGAATGGCCGGACGCGTGTCCGGCCTTTCCCAGCGCAGTCGCACATTGTCCAGTTCCAACTTTTGTACATTGCGCGCATACAGCCCCCACGTCGGCAGAGGACGAACATCCACGCCGGGGGCTTTGACCGACGGCAGCGGCAAAACGGCCCGTTCCCCACCCGTGTATTCGACCGTCAGATCCCGCAGCACGAGGTTCGTGATGGGCGCTTCGGCCCAGCTCTCAGCCGAGAGGGCGGCCCGGTAGACACCGGTGGCGTTGAGCCGCTGGATGCGGATGGTCCCGGCACTGTTGCCCGGTTTCATCGAAATGTGCACCGGGGCCGCCACTTGATGCATGGTCACGTCCGAAATCAACACATCGTCCGTCAACCCCTGCGTTGCGTCCCAGGCGCCGGGTTGCAGGTTGATGCCGGCCAGTGTGTTGAAACGTTGGGAGGTGCGATGCGGCTCCAGACCGGGCCCAAAAACCAGACACTGCTGGATGATGAGCCGGCGCACCGGCCCGATGATCCTCACCGGATTGCAGGAACTGTTGAGAACGCAGTTTTGGATCAGCGTGCGGTCCCAATACCGGCCCGCAATCGAATCGTCCCCGGTGTACATCTGACAATCCAGAATCCGCACATCCCGGCACCAGCGCTCGGGTGAACCGCGGAAGTGCACTCCGTCCCAACCACCGCGGATTTTCACCCGTTGAATATCCACCTCGTCGCTGACCAGGAAGAAAATCGCGTAATTTGCCGAGTCCACAATTTCCAAATCCCGGATGGTGAGCCGCCGGCAATTCACAAACACCAGGGTGTGCGGGCCCCGCATTCGTTCCTCGCCGGTCGGGTCAAAGACCCGGTTGCCATCAATTCGCCCCGGCCCTGCGAGGGTCACATTGGTGACCCCCTGGCCAACGATCAGCCCGCGATGCCATTTCCCCCATCGAGCTTCCGGCATGTGCGCCGGCGGTACCGGGGCAGCATAAAGGTCCAGGTTGGTAACGCCCACCAAACATGCGCCGTTTTCCAGAACCACCGTCAGATTGTCGCGCAAATGGAGGGTGCCCGTTAAATAACGGCCGGCAGGAATGATCACCACCCCGCCTCCTTGAGCCGCTGCCGTGTCCATGGCCTTTTGAATCGGTCCCGTATCCACACCCATGCCATCACCACGCGCGCCAAAGTCCCGCACATTGAAAGTTTGAGCCGGCAGCATCACCCGCGACAGAACCCCCAGCAGAAGCAGAACAGGAAACAATGGCGCAGTCATGAACCAACTATGCCGACTCATTGCACAGCTGGCAATCGGGTTTGTCCCCACCCGACCGCTTGCGCTTGATGTCCCTGTCGACCGGGCCGGC
Above is a window of Limisphaera ngatamarikiensis DNA encoding:
- a CDS encoding glycoside hydrolase family 28 protein produces the protein MTAPLFPVLLLLGVLSRVMLPAQTFNVRDFGARGDGMGVDTGPIQKAMDTAAAQGGGVVIIPAGRYLTGTLHLRDNLTVVLENGACLVGVTNLDLYAAPVPPAHMPEARWGKWHRGLIVGQGVTNVTLAGPGRIDGNRVFDPTGEERMRGPHTLVFVNCRRLTIRDLEIVDSANYAIFFLVSDEVDIQRVKIRGGWDGVHFRGSPERWCRDVRILDCQMYTGDDSIAGRYWDRTLIQNCVLNSSCNPVRIIGPVRRLIIQQCLVFGPGLEPHRTSQRFNTLAGINLQPGAWDATQGLTDDVLISDVTMHQVAAPVHISMKPGNSAGTIRIQRLNATGVYRAALSAESWAEAPITNLVLRDLTVEYTGGERAVLPLPSVKAPGVDVRPLPTWGLYARNVQKLELDNVRLRWERPDTRPAILLEMVGEAWFDQVSVRLAPGATPPLVTNQVGKVYLRHTDLTEPFRLLPEGSKP